One Cyclopterus lumpus isolate fCycLum1 chromosome 7, fCycLum1.pri, whole genome shotgun sequence DNA window includes the following coding sequences:
- the slc38a5b gene encoding sodium-coupled neutral amino acid transporter 5b, whose protein sequence is MELQKLTNGNHHHDDAVPVEGGITPEEEKFLQQSDGSKRPQFTDFEGNTSIGMSVFNLSNAIMGSGILGLSYAMSNTGIVLFLILLTCIACLSCYSVHLLLRSAGVVGIRAYEQLGLRAFGQPGKIIAAVIITLHNIGAMSSYLFIVKSELPLVIQAFLGQTSSSGDWFMNGNYLIIIVTVCVILPLALMKHLGYLGYTSGFSLSCMVFFLSAVIYKKFNIACPLEVFGNYSVNAAVSEETCTTKYFTINQETAYTIPILAFAFVCHPEVLPIYTELSNPTKRRMQNIGNVSILGMFIMYSFTATFGYLTFYENTEAELLHTYSKVDPLDTLILCVRLAVLVAVTLTVPVVLFPIRRALLQLLFPGKAFHWLRHIAIAMCLLFVVNLLVILVPNIRDIFGITGATTAPSLIFILPGLFYIRIIPTDQEPMNSRPKIQAACFTALGFIFMLMSTTFIGLDWMSGEKRNLGGH, encoded by the exons TTTGAGGGTAACACCTCCATTGGGATGTCCGTCTTCAACCTGAGCAATGCCATCATGGGCAGTGGCATTCTTGGTCTGTCGTATGCCATGTCCAACACCGGCATCGTCCTCTTCCT GATCCTGCTGACATGTATCGCTTGTCTGTCCTGTTATTCCGTCCATCTGCTGCTACGCAGTGCTGGAGTTGTGG GTATTCGCGCCTATGAGCAGCTTGGCCTGAGAGCTTTTGGTCAACCAGGGAAGATCATAGCAGCTGTCATCATCACGCTACATAACATTGGAG CCATGTCCAGCTACCTGTTCATAGTCAAATCTGAGTTACCGCTGGTCATCCAAGCCTTTCTTGGCCAGACATCCAGCTCCGG AGACTGGTTCATGAATGGAAACTACCTGATCATCATTGTTACTGTCTGCGTCATCCTCCCACTGGCCCTGATGAAACACCTGG GGTATCTTGGTTATACCAGCGGCTTCTCTCTGTCCTGCATggtcttcttcctctctgcg GTCATCTACAAGAAATTCAACATTGCTTGCCCTCTTGAAGTGTTTGGCAACTACTCTGTGAACGCAGCTGTCTCAGAGGAGACATGCACTACCAAATACTTCACCATCAACCAAGAG ACGGCATATACCATCCCCATTCTGGCATTTGCTTTTGTATGTCATCCTGAAGTGCTTCCCATCTACACTGAACTGAGCAA CCCAACCAAGAGAAGAATGCAGAACATTGGCAACGTTTCCATCCTGGGCATGTTCATCATGTACTCCTTCACTGCCACATTTGGCTATCTGACCTTCTACG agaacACTGAAGCAGAGCTCCTCCATACCTACAGTAAGGTGGACCCTCTGGACACTCTGATCCTGTGTGTTCGTCTGGCCGTCCTGGTGGCCGTCACTCTGACTGTACCCGTGGTCTTGTTTCCT ATCCGCCGTGCcctcctgcagctgctgtttCCAGGGAAGGCCTTCCACTGGCTCCGTCACATCGCCATCGCCATGTGTCTGCTCTTTGTTGTCAACCTGCTGGTTATCCTCGTTCCAAACATTCGAGACATCTTCGGCATCACTG GGGCAACCACTGCTCCCAGTCTGATCTTCATCCTTCCTGGACTGTTCTACATTCGCATCATCCCCACTGACCAGGAGCCCATGAACTCAAGACCGAAGATTCAG GCTGCGTGTTTCACAGCACTGGGTTTCATATTCATGCTCATGAGCACGACATTCATCGGGCTTGACTGGATGAGTGGAGAAAAGCGAAATCTCGGCGGCCACTAA